The Mucilaginibacter rubeus genomic interval CGTACGGAGATTGCCCGTGCTTTAGCCGCCGAGCCTAACTTTATCCTGCTTGATGAGCCTTTTGCCGGTGTAGATCCGATAGCGGTTGAAGAGATCCAGTCGATGGTGGTTAAATTGCGTACCCGTAACATCGGCATCCTGATAACCGACCACAACGTGCAGGAAACATTGTCGATTACCGACCGCGCGTACCTGCTTTTTGAAGGTAAAATATTAGAGTCGGGATTTCCTGAGGTATTGGCTGAGAATGAAATGGTGAGGAAAGTGTATCTTGGGGCTAATTTTGTACTTAAAAGAAAGGTTTTTCCTCAATAACAGCCTATGACCCTCTTTAACTCCGTATTTACCTGGTTCATGAAAAAGCGGATCCACCAGATTGAGCTTTTCATGAAATATCCGAATGAAGTGCAGGAAGAATGGTTTGAGCAACTGGTTTCAGTTGCTGAAAATACCGAGTGGGGTAAAAAATATCATTATAAAAGTATTGAAAACCTGAGCCAGTTTAAGGAGCGGGTCCCTATACAAAACTACGATACTTTAAAGCCCTTTATTGAGCGGATGCTCAAGGGCGAAAAAAACGTGTTGTGGCCGTCGGAGATTCGTTGGTTTGCCAAATCATCGGGCACTACCAGTGATAGGAGCAAATTTATTCCGGTAAGTGAAGAAGCACTTGAAGAATGCCACTTTAAAGGAGGTAAGGATTTGCTTACCATTTATTTCAATAACCAGCCCAATCCCCGCATGTTTACCGGGAAGATCTTGACGCTTGGTGGCAGTCACCAAATCAGTCAGTTAAGTCCGGATACTTCTTTTGGTGATCTTTCGGCAGTGATCATGAAAAACTTGCCCATGTGGGCCGAGTTTCACCGTACGCCGCATTTAGATATAGCCCTGCTCGAAAACTTTGAGGAAAAGATTGAAAAGATAGCCCATGCTACCAAGGATGTGAACGTGACCAGTATCAGCGGCGTACCAACCTGGAACCTGGTGCTGTTTAAACGCATATTGGAGATAACGGGTAAAAAGAACCTGCTTGAAGTGTGGCCCAACCTGGAGATGTACTTTCATGGCGCGGTTAACTTTACACCTTATCGCGAGCAGTTTAAAAAGCTGATCCCGAACGAGGAAATGTACTACCTCGAAAATTATAACGCGTCCGAAGGTTTCTTCGGTATACAGGACACCAAAGAGCCCGGCGATATGCTGCTCATGCTCGATTATGGTATCTTTTACGAGTTTTTACCACTCGAACACCTGTACGATGAAAACCCTGAAACCCTCACCCTGGATGAGGTAGAACTGAATAAAAATTACGCACTCATCATATCAACCAACGCGGGCCTGTGGCGGTACATGATAGGAGATACCATCAAGTTTTCATCGCTTGCCCCGTTCAGGATCCAGATCACCGGCAGGACAAAACATTTTATCAATGCCTTTGGCGAGGAAGTGATCATTGATAATGCCGAACGTGCCCTGGAAGAAGCCTGTACGCAAACCGGTGCCATTATCAGGGAATATACAGCTGCCCCGGTTTATTTTAATGGCGACGACTGTGGCGCCCATGAATGGATCATTGAGTTTGAAAAAAAACCGGCGGAGTTTGAACGTTTTGTCGACCTGCTTGATGAAACCCTGCGCCGTATCAACTCGGACTATGATGCCAAACGTTTTAAAGACCTTGCCCTACGCCGCCCGGTAGTGCGCCGTGCGCCGGATGGCACTTTCTTTAACTGGATGCGGGAAAAAGGAAAGCTGGGCGGTCAGCACAAGGTGCCTCGCCTGGCTAATGACAGGGAATATGTGGACGCTATTTTGAAGATGATGGAGTTGGTGGGGTAGATGTAGTTGGAGGCAGGAAAGATATAAAAAAGTTGCGGGAGAAATAAATAAAAATCATGTCATTGCGAGCGTAGCGTGGCAATCGCACGGAAGTATATCCGCCCTGTATAGCATGCGATTGCCGCGTCGCGTCCGGGCTCATTTCCGTTTCGCTCCTCGCAATGACATGGTTTTATTAAATGTCAGTTGTTATTGTCCAGCTTCTGGCGGTCCCTCAACCGCCTCCCAAATCCTCACAGCTTCCACAGCCTCTTTCACATCATGTACCCTTAAAATACTGGTACCCTTCATCAATGCGATAGTATTTAAAACAGTAGTGCCGTTCAATGCCTCCTCGGCCGTATTACCTAACAAACCGTAGACCATCCTTTTACGGGAGATGCCCGTAAGTATGGGCAAACCCAGCAGGTCAAATTCATTCATACGGCTCATTAACGCATAGCTATGCTCCGCTTTTTTGGCAAAGCCGAAGCCTGGGTCAAGGATTACATCGTGAACGCCGAGACGTTTGAGTTCACTGTATTTAGATACAAAATAATCAAATACCTCGCCAAATACATCATCGTAATCGGCCATCTGATTCATAGTTTGAGGGGTGCCTTTCATGTGCATCAGGATATACGGTACATTTAAACGGGCAACGGTGGTGAACATATCAATATCAAGCGTACCGCCCGAAATATCATTGATGATGTGCGCGCCTCCATTAATGGCAGATTCGGCAACACCTGCGCGAAAAGTATCTATCGACATAATAGCTTCCGGGAATTGGGCGGCAATGGCCTCAACAACGGGTAATAGCCTGTCCGTTTCTTCCTGTGCTGAAATATCAACCGCACCGGGGCGCGATGAATATGCGCCGATATCCAAAAATGTGGCACCATCGGTTAGCATTTTTTGTGCCTGAAGTAAGGCCTCATCAATGCTGGGTTTACGGCTGTCGGCAAAAAACGAATCGGGGGTGATATTGATGATGCCCATCACTTTTGGCGACGACAAGTCGATTAGTTTGCCGCCGGCATTGAGTGTAACTTTTTTACGGAAAAATGTATCTTTTACCACGGTTAGTTGGGTGTTGTAAAGTTTGAATGTGGTAAAGTTAATTAACTTTGTAAGCATGGGCTTCACAACCCTGCAACATTTAAACATTACAACATTCAAATACATCATCCTTTGAGTAATAAAGACACAGCAGCAGAATACGAAGGCGTAATTAATATATGTAAAGGCCTTTTTATGAAAAAGACCCGTGATTACGGTACCGCCTGGCGTATCCTTCGTCCGCAATCCATCACCGATCAGATTTTTATCAAAGCACAGCGCATTCGTACCCTCGAAGAAAAAAAAATATCAAAGGTTGGGGATGATATTACCGGCGAATACATTGGCATTGTTAACTACTGCGTTATTGCCATGATGCAGCTGGAATGCGGCCCTGAAATGTCGACTGAACTTAACCCGGATCATGTAAGTGAAATGTTTGACGCGAAGGTAAACGAGACTAAAGAACTGATGTTTGCCAAAAACCATGATTATGGCGAAGCCTGGCGCGATATGCGTATCAGCTCGTTGACCGATCTGATACTGATGAAGCTGCTCCGGGTGAAACAGATAGAAGATAATAAAGGCCTTACCGAGGCATCGGAGGGCGTGAAAGCCAATTACCAGGATATGCTGAATTATGCTGTTTTCGCGCTCATTAAGCTTAATGTACACCTGGGTAAATAAGCTTATGAAAAAAACATCATCAAACAGCGCCGTTATATGGATTCCCCGCTTATTGGTGGGCTTACTGTTTATATTTTCGGGACTGATCAAGGCTAATGACCCGCTTGGTTTTTCGTACAAGCTGGTAGAATACTTTGAGGTTTTTCATATGACTTTTTTGAACGGCCTGGCGCTTACTATGGCTATTGTGCTGTGCGCGCTTGAAATGCTGCTGGGTTTTGCCCTGCTTATTGGGGCACGTGCCGTTAAGGTTGCCTGGGGATTGTTGTTGCTGATCATCTTTTTCGGCTTCTTGACTTTTTACTCTGCATTTTTTAAAGTGGTGCAAACCTGTGGTTGTTTTGGTGATGCTATTCCGTTAACGCCATGGCAATCGTTCAGTAAGGATATGGTGTTGCTGGCTTTGGTGCTGATATTGTTTGTTAAACGTAAGCAGATTACGCCTTTGTTTAACGCAAAGGTTGGCGATAAATGGTTAATCTGTGCTGCAATTGTTTCGATAGGGTTTGGTGAGTACACCTACAACTTTTCGCCGATTATTGATTTTCTGCCATATAAAATAGGCGCTAACCTGCCCGATGAAATGAAGATTCCGCCGGGTGCCCCGCTTGATGAATTTGAGTTGACCTATCACCTCAAAAACAAAAAAACAGGTGCTACCAAGGTGATGAATGATAAGGAATACCTTAAATCTAATATCTGGAAAGATGCCAACTGGGAAGTGATCGGCGATCCGGAAAATCGCCTAGTGAAAAAAGGATATGAACCAAAGATCCGTGACCTGGCTATCCAGGATGCACAACGGAACGATTATACTAAAGAATTACTTTCGAGCCCGTTTTATAGCCTTTTTATAGTGGCCTATGATCTGAGCGAAACGGATAAAGATGCCATCAATCGCTTAAACGCGCTGGCCATCAATCTTACTGATAATTATAATATCCGTACCATATTGCTTACTTCAAATTCGGCGGCTGATGCAAAAGCTTTCGCGAAGGAGCATAAACTGATCAGCGAGGTATTTTATGCAGATGGTGTTCCGTTGAAGTCAATGGTGCGCTCTAACCCGGGTGTTTTGCTAATGAAGAACGGCACCGTGATTAACAAATGGCATTATCATTCGGTACCTAAATATGAGGATATCGTAAAACAATACCTGCAGAAACAATAAAATGATCCCCTACCTGTTCCGCAAATTAGTATACGGACTGGCAGTAATGCTGGGGGTAGTGGTTGTTGTTTTTTTTCTGTTCAATATTCTGCCTGTGGATCCGGCCCGCATGACCCAGGGGCAGCGTGCCGATGTGCAGTCATTACAGGCTGTGCGTAAAGAGTTTGGGCTGGATAAACCGGTGCCCGTGCAGTTTGCCTATTATCTGAATGATCTTTCGCCTTTAGGGATCCACCTTAACACGGTTGACGAGCAACAGCGCTATGGCTATGTAAAATTGTTCCCGGTGAGCAAAAGTAAGGTATTGGCGCTGAAATGGCCTTACCTGAGGCGCTCCTATCAAACCCGCAAAGATGTGGCTTCATTGCTGATGGAGGTGATCCCCAACACATTGGTGCTTGCCGCGGCTGCGATGATCTTCGCTATCATTATCGGGGTGTTTTTAGGTGTGGCGAGCGCGGTACATAAAGATACCTGGATTGATAAGCTGGCGCTGAGTTTTTCAACGCTGGGGATTTCAGCCCCGTCATTTTTTGCGGGGATCATTATTGCCTGGATATTTGGTTTTGTGCTCAGTAACTATACTCACCTGAACATGTCGGGTAGTTTGTATAGCTATGATCCTTTTAAAGGTGAAGTGATCACGCTTAAAAACCTGGTATTGCCGGTTATTACTTTAGGCTTGCGGCCGCTGGCTATTATTGTACAGCTTACCCGCAATGCCATGCTCGATGTTTTGGGCCAGGATTATATCCGTACGGCTAAAGCCAAAGGGTTAAGTAACCGGACAATCATTTATCGCCATGCGCTAAAAAATGCCATGAACCCGGTTATAACTGCCATTGCCAACTGGTTTGCATCGTTATTGGCGGGTTCGTTTTTTGTGGAATACATTTTTGGGTACAACGGATTGGGTAAAGCGACCGTCGATGCGCTTGAAATGTCGGATTTTCCGGTAGTTATGGGCTCTATATTGTTTATCGCGTTTATATTTGTGGTGATCAGTATCCTGGTGGATGTAATTTATGTTTGGATTGATCCGCGGGTAAAATTAAGCTGAAGAAATTTTTATGAAATACTTTATTGTGGGCTTTATGGGCTGTGGCAAAACAACCTGGAGCCGCAAACTGGCCGCCAAATGGGGCTACGAATTTATTGATCTTGATCATGTGCTTGAAGCCAAAGCAGGCATGAGCATAGCCGAATATTTTTCATCTTTTGGCGAAGATGCTTTTCGCAAGCTGGAATCACAGGTTTTGAAAGAAACCGATTACCCTGAAAATATAGTAGTATCAACAGGGGGAGGCTTGCCTTGCTTTTTTGATAATATGGATTGGATGAAAGCCAACGGCAAAACGCTGTATATTAAACTATCACCTAAAACCTTAGCCGACAGGTTGGAGAACAGCAAAACCATTCGCCCGGTATTACAAGGAAAAAAAGGCGATGAACTGGTTGAATTTATAACCGGTAAACTGGCCGAGCGCGAAGACTTTTATCTGCAGGCAACAAATATTGTTGAAGGGATAGATATGTCGGTTGAGAAACTGGAAGAGGCGCTGGGGGTATAATTATTCTCACCATGTCATTGCGAGGAACGAAGCAATCGCATGCTATACAGAGCGGATTTGCTTACGTGCGATTGCCACGCTATCGCTCGCAATGACATGATTTTTATGTGTAGGTATTCTACCTCAAGTAAACCGCATCCTCTTCCGCGTCCTCCTCTTGAAGCACTACATCAACATGCTCTTTGATAACGGTTGAAAGGGCTACGCCGGCAAAGTCGGTAGTGATAGGGAAGCTTTTGTGGTTACGGTCAACCAAAACAGCTGTGCGGAGCTTTTTTAGCGGTACATCTAAAAATACGCCAAAGCCATAAGCTAACGTCTTACCGCTGTTCAGCACGTCATCAACCAGTATCACTACTTTGTTACTGCATTCTTCAACCTCAAAATCAATACTGGCACTCAGGCTGCTGCTTTGTTTTTCCAGCTCGATGGTCAGTATGCGGCTTTTAAAGGGTGCGATGCCATCAAGTATGGTTTTCAGGCGTTCGGCAATGTGGTTACCGCGGGGCAGTATGCCCGCTATCAGTATTTCATCCTCTTCAAAATTATCCTCCAGGATCTGGTAGGCCATCCTATCAAGCTTTTGCTGGATCTGTTGCTTATTTAATATGAGAAGCTTTTTTTCAGGCATGTTATTGTTGTAACGTTGGCTAAACTGTGGTAAATATACAAGTAAGGCTCATACAAGCAACCCCACAGTTTTTAACTTTCAATAATTATTTCACGTACGGGAAAAATACAAAGTTTGCACCCTCGGGTACTACAACAAATACGCACATGTACTGATAAGGATCTTTGTAGCTATTGACAAAACGTTCCTTTAATACGGGTTTTATAACGTCACGCTCTACAAACTCTTCCAGCGTAGATGCATGAATGCTCCATTCAGAGTTTAAGTCATGGCGGTCAAGTATCAACTCGCCTAAACTTAGTTCATGCTGGTGGGCTATAAGAATAGGGTAAGAAGACAGGCCTTCATTGATGATCTCTTCGGCTACCTCTTTGATTGATTCATTAAAATATTTCAGGTCGCGCTCCAAACTTATCAGCGGACTATCAGCCGCCGGTTTATTGCGTTCGTTACTTTCGTTAAGCAGTTCTTCAGGGTTCATGACCGTTGATTTTTATTTTTGGGGATTACACCGATTTTGACCGTTGATGATTTTTGATTTCGTTGATTGCGCTGATCAAGGCTTTTTGCTATGAACTATGATCCATGAACCATTTGCTAAAAAACTAATCTCTTATCTCCAATCTCTCAAAACCAGCAACACCACATTCTCCACGTGCTGGGTATGCGGGAACATATCAACCGGTTGAATTTTAACCGTATCGTATTTCTCTTTCAATACCAGCAAATCACGGGCTTGAGTGGCAGCATTACAGCTTACGTATACAATTTTAGGCGCTTCTATTTCCATGAGGCGGGCCACAACGTCCGGATGCATACCTGCGCGCGGGGGATCGGTGATGATCACATCCGGTTTGCCATGCTCGGCTACGAAATCGGCCACCAGTACATCTTTCATATCACCCGCGTAAAATTTGGTATTGGTGATATTATTGATGGCCGAGTTAACTTTGGCATCTTCAATAGCAGTTGGCACATATTCAACACCCACAACCTCACGTACGTGACCGGCAACAAAGTTGGCGATGGTACCGGCGCCGGTGTAAAGGTCATATACCAGTTCATCGCCTTTGAAACCGGCAAAATCGCGGGTTATTTCATACAGACGAAGTGCCTGTACCGAGTTGGTTTGATAAAATGACTTAGGACCTATGCGGAACTTGATGCCATTCATTTCTTCATGAATATATTCAGGCCCTTTAAAAGCTATAACGTCCTGATCAAATATGGTATCGTTCTTTTTCTGATTTACGATGTACAGCAATGAGGTGATTTCCGGGAAGCGGGCATCAACGTGGCCCATCAACTTATCAATCTCACTTTGCTCTGCATAAGCGAAAACTACTATTACCATGATCTCGCCGGTTGATGAGGTGCGTACAACCAAATTACGGAGCATGCCGCTGTGATTGCGCAAATCGTAATAAGTATAACCTTGCTGAACGGTGAAATCACGGATCTCGTTACGCAGACTGTTAGATGGTTCGGCTTGCAGATAGCAATGGTTTACATCTAATATTTTATCAAAACGGCCGGGGATATGGAAACCCAGAGCGTTCATGTTCAGCGTGCCATCTTCCTTGTTTTCGCCATCGTAAAGCCAGCGTTTGTTGGAGAAGGTAAATTCGAGTTTATTGCGGTAATACCTGTCGGCAGGAGAGGGAACGATAGGCATAATGCCCTCAACGTTGATCTTAGCCAAACGGCTTAACGCGTCAACAACCGATTTTTGTTTGAATTTAAGCTGTGCCTCGTAGGTCATGTGCTGCCATTTGCAGCCACCGCAGGTGCCAAAGTGCTCACAGAAAGCAGTGGTGCGGTATTCAGAAGCTTGTTTTAATTCGGTGATCTTACCTTCGCCGAAGTTTTTCTTACTACGGTACACTTGTACATCGGCAATGTCGCCGGGTACGGCCTTATCTACAAAAAGTACAAAATCATCGGCTTTGCCCACGCCTTTGCCTTCTTCGGCAATATCAATGATCTGTACGTTCTCAAAAAACTTTGGTTTGTTAGCTTTACTCATCAGGCTGCAAAGTTAACCCTATTTATTTAATCCTGAAAATGGGAGGGGAGGCCGTTAATCGGTTTTAAATTCAACGAAATATACGAGGCACCTACGGAGCCCGAAAATCCGACTTGCTTTTACTATAAAAAACACGCAACTCCGCTGGAGTTGTAAACATTAGATGAGTGACTCCAGCGGAGTCCCGTGTTTATAGCTTGGATAAACGCAACATCGGGGGCTCCGTAGGTGCCTCGTTCTAAGAGCGAATCGCCCGGGGAAGCGCAAAAGATACCCGGTCGCCTTTAAAAGGCGTCAACATGTCGAAGTAAGATTGTTAAGCAAAAAGGCTTAGCAGATAATTAACCACGTTGTCGTCAACATCAATATCTTCTATTTCAAATTGCTCATCAATCAGGTCGGAAAGTTCTGTTAGTTCGCGGCTCATAAAATAAAAAATTACTATGCTAACATAGTAATTTTTAAACTAAAAACCAAAATAGTATAAGGTATATTTATTAACCGACAAAGAATGCTGAATCCTCTGCCGGTTAGCTTATGCAATGCTTAATTTTTATCCCAGTTTATTTTGCGCGAAAAATACATCAGCACTGCTATAATGATAAACAGGGCGATACTGCCAACCATCAAAGCAAGGTCTTCTAACTGGATAATAACAAAGATGAATGCGTAAAACACAGCCAAAATGAAAGCGAATAGCAAGGCCGCCCTACTGTTTTTTAGCAGTGAGGATATAAATACGGATATCAGCATTATTGTTGATACAGAGGCAATCAGGTAAGCCATGTTATAGCCAACCTGCTCCGAAAAGGATAGCAGCAGGGTATAGTAAATGACCATTGCGGCGCCAATCAATATGTAATTGAACATATGTATCGGCTGCTTGCGGATAATCTCAGTTAAAAATAAAGAGATAAAGGTGAGCAGTATGATGAATATGGCATACTTGCTGGTACGCATGGTTTTCTGGTACTGATCAACCGGAAGGCGAAGTTTTACGCCAAAAGTAGCGTTTGCAAGTTTTTTGTCGTTATCCAATATTTTTTGTGAGCCTGTCCATTGCTGCGGAAAAGGCCTGTTATAATACATCATCCGCCAGCCGGCACTAAACCCGCCGGTATCAATTTTTCGCTCGTCGGGCAGGTGGTTGCCATCAAAGCTGGGGCTGCTCCAGTTGCTATTTACCTGCACATCGGTAGTTTTGCCAAGTTGCAGGAAGCTTAATCCTTCGCTGCCCTTTAAATCGAGCGTGTAATCAAAAGGGATTTCATTATCGTTTACAGCAGAAAGATCAACAGGGGCTTGCAGACCATTGCCAAATACCGATTCAAACGAGGGCTCAGCGCTAAGTATAGGTTGATTTGTCTTGATAACCGGGTTGCTTTTTAAACCTTTCAGATCGCTCACACTAAACTCAAATCTGGCTTTGTTTAAAATGAGCTGGTTTGTATTTATGCCCAGCGATGAAAGATTGAGCCTGGCAAAATTACCGCTTACTTTTACCTGGGTATTGTATACTGCTACATCAAAAATGCCCCGATGTAAAATCTGCGTTGCAAGACTGGCCTTGATGTGCAGGTTATCGGGTAGTATATACAGGTTCTCGACAGGTGTCTGCTTAGTTGTATCAGTTATGTTTATTCCTTTTCTGTAAGGGATAA includes:
- the creD gene encoding cell envelope integrity protein CreD translates to MIGEQFPKQTTTDWLKESATFKLIFIGVLALLLLIPSAFIQNLVTERASRQDEMAKEVSDSWSASQIIKGPVLVIPYRKGINITDTTKQTPVENLYILPDNLHIKASLATQILHRGIFDVAVYNTQVKVSGNFARLNLSSLGINTNQLILNKARFEFSVSDLKGLKSNPVIKTNQPILSAEPSFESVFGNGLQAPVDLSAVNDNEIPFDYTLDLKGSEGLSFLQLGKTTDVQVNSNWSSPSFDGNHLPDERKIDTGGFSAGWRMMYYNRPFPQQWTGSQKILDNDKKLANATFGVKLRLPVDQYQKTMRTSKYAIFIILLTFISLFLTEIIRKQPIHMFNYILIGAAMVIYYTLLLSFSEQVGYNMAYLIASVSTIMLISVFISSLLKNSRAALLFAFILAVFYAFIFVIIQLEDLALMVGSIALFIIIAVLMYFSRKINWDKN
- a CDS encoding shikimate kinase, whose protein sequence is MKYFIVGFMGCGKTTWSRKLAAKWGYEFIDLDHVLEAKAGMSIAEYFSSFGEDAFRKLESQVLKETDYPENIVVSTGGGLPCFFDNMDWMKANGKTLYIKLSPKTLADRLENSKTIRPVLQGKKGDELVEFITGKLAEREDFYLQATNIVEGIDMSVEKLEEALGV
- the folP gene encoding dihydropteroate synthase, with amino-acid sequence MLTKLINFTTFKLYNTQLTVVKDTFFRKKVTLNAGGKLIDLSSPKVMGIINITPDSFFADSRKPSIDEALLQAQKMLTDGATFLDIGAYSSRPGAVDISAQEETDRLLPVVEAIAAQFPEAIMSIDTFRAGVAESAINGGAHIINDISGGTLDIDMFTTVARLNVPYILMHMKGTPQTMNQMADYDDVFGEVFDYFVSKYSELKRLGVHDVILDPGFGFAKKAEHSYALMSRMNEFDLLGLPILTGISRKRMVYGLLGNTAEEALNGTTVLNTIALMKGTSILRVHDVKEAVEAVRIWEAVEGPPEAGQ
- a CDS encoding ABC transporter permease, which codes for MIPYLFRKLVYGLAVMLGVVVVVFFLFNILPVDPARMTQGQRADVQSLQAVRKEFGLDKPVPVQFAYYLNDLSPLGIHLNTVDEQQRYGYVKLFPVSKSKVLALKWPYLRRSYQTRKDVASLLMEVIPNTLVLAAAAMIFAIIIGVFLGVASAVHKDTWIDKLALSFSTLGISAPSFFAGIIIAWIFGFVLSNYTHLNMSGSLYSYDPFKGEVITLKNLVLPVITLGLRPLAIIVQLTRNAMLDVLGQDYIRTAKAKGLSNRTIIYRHALKNAMNPVITAIANWFASLLAGSFFVEYIFGYNGLGKATVDALEMSDFPVVMGSILFIAFIFVVISILVDVIYVWIDPRVKLS
- a CDS encoding phosphoribosyltransferase family protein; translated protein: MPEKKLLILNKQQIQQKLDRMAYQILEDNFEEDEILIAGILPRGNHIAERLKTILDGIAPFKSRILTIELEKQSSSLSASIDFEVEECSNKVVILVDDVLNSGKTLAYGFGVFLDVPLKKLRTAVLVDRNHKSFPITTDFAGVALSTVIKEHVDVVLQEEDAEEDAVYLR
- the rlmD gene encoding 23S rRNA (uracil(1939)-C(5))-methyltransferase RlmD codes for the protein MSKANKPKFFENVQIIDIAEEGKGVGKADDFVLFVDKAVPGDIADVQVYRSKKNFGEGKITELKQASEYRTTAFCEHFGTCGGCKWQHMTYEAQLKFKQKSVVDALSRLAKINVEGIMPIVPSPADRYYRNKLEFTFSNKRWLYDGENKEDGTLNMNALGFHIPGRFDKILDVNHCYLQAEPSNSLRNEIRDFTVQQGYTYYDLRNHSGMLRNLVVRTSSTGEIMVIVVFAYAEQSEIDKLMGHVDARFPEITSLLYIVNQKKNDTIFDQDVIAFKGPEYIHEEMNGIKFRIGPKSFYQTNSVQALRLYEITRDFAGFKGDELVYDLYTGAGTIANFVAGHVREVVGVEYVPTAIEDAKVNSAINNITNTKFYAGDMKDVLVADFVAEHGKPDVIITDPPRAGMHPDVVARLMEIEAPKIVYVSCNAATQARDLLVLKEKYDTVKIQPVDMFPHTQHVENVVLLVLRDWR
- a CDS encoding BT_3928 family protein, whose amino-acid sequence is MKKTSSNSAVIWIPRLLVGLLFIFSGLIKANDPLGFSYKLVEYFEVFHMTFLNGLALTMAIVLCALEMLLGFALLIGARAVKVAWGLLLLIIFFGFLTFYSAFFKVVQTCGCFGDAIPLTPWQSFSKDMVLLALVLILFVKRKQITPLFNAKVGDKWLICAAIVSIGFGEYTYNFSPIIDFLPYKIGANLPDEMKIPPGAPLDEFELTYHLKNKKTGATKVMNDKEYLKSNIWKDANWEVIGDPENRLVKKGYEPKIRDLAIQDAQRNDYTKELLSSPFYSLFIVAYDLSETDKDAINRLNALAINLTDNYNIRTILLTSNSAADAKAFAKEHKLISEVFYADGVPLKSMVRSNPGVLLMKNGTVINKWHYHSVPKYEDIVKQYLQKQ
- a CDS encoding DUF1599 domain-containing protein, with product MKKTRDYGTAWRILRPQSITDQIFIKAQRIRTLEEKKISKVGDDITGEYIGIVNYCVIAMMQLECGPEMSTELNPDHVSEMFDAKVNETKELMFAKNHDYGEAWRDMRISSLTDLILMKLLRVKQIEDNKGLTEASEGVKANYQDMLNYAVFALIKLNVHLGK
- a CDS encoding GH3 auxin-responsive promoter family protein, with translation MTLFNSVFTWFMKKRIHQIELFMKYPNEVQEEWFEQLVSVAENTEWGKKYHYKSIENLSQFKERVPIQNYDTLKPFIERMLKGEKNVLWPSEIRWFAKSSGTTSDRSKFIPVSEEALEECHFKGGKDLLTIYFNNQPNPRMFTGKILTLGGSHQISQLSPDTSFGDLSAVIMKNLPMWAEFHRTPHLDIALLENFEEKIEKIAHATKDVNVTSISGVPTWNLVLFKRILEITGKKNLLEVWPNLEMYFHGAVNFTPYREQFKKLIPNEEMYYLENYNASEGFFGIQDTKEPGDMLLMLDYGIFYEFLPLEHLYDENPETLTLDEVELNKNYALIISTNAGLWRYMIGDTIKFSSLAPFRIQITGRTKHFINAFGEEVIIDNAERALEEACTQTGAIIREYTAAPVYFNGDDCGAHEWIIEFEKKPAEFERFVDLLDETLRRINSDYDAKRFKDLALRRPVVRRAPDGTFFNWMREKGKLGGQHKVPRLANDREYVDAILKMMELVG